The Vitis vinifera cultivar Pinot Noir 40024 chromosome 1, ASM3070453v1 DNA segment atgttggttagTATCAATAAggtacttttagctgaatagaaaaagccaaaatatttggctttttctattcagccaaaaaacaaacaccaccttagtaaTTATTAAGAACTAACCCTATGTGTGGTTCCCAAAagtaataaagaaagaaaaaaaatggtgaggaaatttttttttatttttatatttggttttacaataaaaatgctaaagaaagtcaaatataattaaaattatcaagaaacttataattttaaattatttaatctttttataaaacaattaaataagtgataaaagttttaaaaagtaaaaaagaatagTTTATTAATTAACTTTTCCTTCAATACTAGGAGAGTAAGCAACTTATAGTAGCGTCAAACCTAGAGTTGAATTGATCATGTCATGTGCAACGTCAATCAGTGAGGGTTCACTAATGTCCATTGATTTAGACTGCTTTCCCCTTCCCAACTATGAATAAGATCAAGAGGGGCCAAAAGCCCCTAAACCAAGAACGAAAACAAAAGCCTTTCAATTCACTCCTCATTTTCTCTTAAATAAAGCTTGCCCTCAAGCTATGGGTGGGCTGGGCAGGTCTTTCCTTGTTGTTTTGTTTCCACCACAAAAAAGATGCACATAACAGGTATGCATTGCACGTACAGGATCCATTGAGAGTTTATGTTGTCTTAGTATGAAACTATATGATATTTTCCTTCATTGTATTGaatcaataaaaaaagagaTCAGTGCTACAACCCCCTATTCTTTGATCCAATGTTGACCTAGGATGAACTATTATGTGTAAAAAGAATTATTATAGTCATTCTCTACTAAGtcctataaataaaaattagtagaGAATGACTATAATATTTCTTTTCCCCTAGTTATCTCATTTTGTCACTCTATTCTCTTGTTCCCACTTGTTCTCTCACTCTATCACTTTGTTCTTACTTTCTTCATTCTCTCAATTTTCTCACTATAGTATCTTTCTGCCTTTTTTATCTATCCCACACAAACCCTTGAATCATAATATTGTATAATTTACAATGTTGATAACATTGGTAAGTATAATAATTAGGAATGCCAAGAGAGATTTGGTGCATGTCAAAATGGTAGTACTCTTGGTACCAAAGGTAATAACCACTTTAATAAAAGGTAGATCACTCAAGCGGCCTAAGTCCattgaagcaatcatgacaattctATCGAGTTTAGAAAcgtattttaaatgaatttcaatCCAACTCTAATTTTGAAACTTAAGATACCGAAATCATTATGACTTTTGCTTATAAATACCTCCCTTATAACCCTTTGAGGGATTCTGAACCTGTTGCTATGGCATATTGCCAACCGATACAACTTGATTAGAGTTTCAAGCTTAAAGATCATTGATATCTTGGAGATTGTTGAGAGACTTCTTATTCTTTAAAGGGACTCCTTGTGGGAAAGCCTTATTACCAAACCTTTCTTGTTCtctcattcaaatatttaattatttgaattgttgGTTGAAGACCTTAATCCCTTCGGAGAGAGCAAATAATCTACTAAGGAGCAACAAGTAGTTGTTGCTTGCAGACATGGATCAAGTTATAGGTATTGAAGAGTAAGTTTTTAGGGTAAAGTAGCAAGGTAAATATGTGTgacttgatttcaaatagtAGATTTTGATAGGTCTtagacctcatggttttttatttccatagtttgtgggggttttccacgtaaaaaatCTTGTGTCTTATTGCATATCTATTTGATATTACATTTGAATTGCCTAAAAtaggttaatttgttttaaCTCAATATCTTGCAGGGTTATTCTAAAAGGTTTATATTTATTCCTGCATctattttgattgaaaatattaaatatattggaTTGATTAGTTAATTGGTTATAATTGGTTATCTATGGTGGTTATACTTATAACCAATtattgatttgttgggattattgttgagtttgttaggtTGGTCATTTTGgtagtaattattattatctctaACATAGTTCaacatttgttaatttttgtatatctattaattgtaaaaaatcatatttttaatttgggtgAAATTCTATTTGAATATCCAAGTTATCCCTATAATATCTTGggataataatataattaccTATTCACCCTTCCCCCTCTAGGTGTTCCCTATTAAACTTTTAGTTAACtatctttagtggaatgttaaaTCAACATCAAAATTAGACTATGAGGGAGTCAATACTCTTATAGGTCCTAATGATCCCTGGTTTAAACTCATATActatgatgacatggtttatgagggtcgGATTAACTCTAAgttcatttttgtgcataagggtgttttggtaattacataaggttgtACAGTGATAATGAACAAAGTCTctagattgagctaattgattaattagatgctTCTAtgttgttaattaattaattaggacccattttgagctatattaagtgacctaagccttgataggcttaagtcacttaagctaaTTAtgcaaccctataaatacccccttaaaAGGTTAAGGTTTCTTAATGACTTTAATTAGTCGTCTTCCACattaagagagaaagagagagatagcCAAGATTTATACCCTTTCAAAGTTCACACTTTGGAGTGGTAAGGTTGTGGTTTTAAGTCATCGGAAAAAACATCTTAGGTGTACGAAACCTTCAGACATGTTTTTCACCTTAAggaattgatctaggaacatccaaattcaGGTATGAACACTTTTTCTCTAGATTTTTATCCTACTATAGTTTTTACAGCCATATGTTTCCACTGCAATAGATTTAAAGAAGCTTAGGATAGTTTGTATACACCCTATGAGATCAAGGACAGGGAACGGAGTGATTCGAGGTTCCCAATAACAACTAATGAAGGTAACAATGCAACCAAATTTATGGCAAACTAGGAGGGTTTTCAATAGGTGGTACTATAGCTATAGTTGTAGGAAAAGGAATTAGTAAAAGACTAGTCAGTAGAGGGAAAACATGAACTAGTGAAACTACAGTTGTAGAGAGGATGAACAGATATAACCAATTAAACTTGTTATGTAGGGATAGGAACTCTTGGCTACAATATCGAAGGCAAATGTagataaagaaaaagagaaagtagCAACCAAGTTAGATACAcgatggaaaatgaaagaaataaaggcagaaggagagaaaaaggaagCAGGTTAACTCATAGTAAACTTAAGACATAACTCAACCTAATGAGGAGCAGGGAattaacaagaagaaaaaagactTTATGATAGTTGATTGATAGTAACAATAGGGATTTAGCTGGGGAATGTCTGGgcaatatttcaatttttttttcaatcatgtTTTTGAACAAGTTTTAGGTAACTTTGGATATTGGGGGCATGACAAGTTTGGTTAGCTTGGATGttataagtttatttttgaTTGACAAACTTCATTGTTTTAATTAATGTCAATTTGATGTCTTAGCTTGTTATGAAACCAATTCAttgctttattttatgattcaatatgaattttccattgcttcttatttttaagagaatgcTTGGATGTTGTCTACTTGTTTTTAGATAATTGTTTAGGATATTGATTGGCTTGTTATTAGTCAAACAAggacacaaaataaaaaataaaaaattgtaacatacaaaagaaataaaatgatttttttacatCCATATCAAActtatattacaaaatatattagGCATCAACAATAAGGATGGATAAATGCAAGAAGGAATGAAGTGAGGGGTTACATCATGGAAGATGACCATTTGTCAAATACAATGATCAAATCAAACACACTAGACATGGATCATCAAGAACAGGGGCATAGACAATATATAGAAGCATCATGATCCTCATAATCTTCATATTAGCATCATCATCAACAACAAAGACCTATCAATAGCAAGGACATCAATAGTAGCAAGCATGGGCAAGGGCATCACCGAGGGTCAAGGCATAAGAACTATTATAGgcatatttgaaattttcaaaaaaaaaaaaaaaaaaaaccttttcaaCTTCATCAAGCTCTCTCTCTTAAATCGGAGCTTGTCATGATGAAAATAATAGAGGACTTTTAGGTTATAACGATGTAAGATTTCCAAAGCATTGCAACTGCTACAGTTATGACCAAAATAAACCAGTCAATATTCTTACAATGAATAACTACGATGTCCCTACAATCAATAACTACAATACATTAATGAAGAGAACAGTAGGAATATTAAGCATTAATACCAATACATCTAAGGGTTATATTGAAACATATACAAATTCAAAGATTATAGTGCAAACTTAAATATCTAACCAGCGTATTTGCCCTATAAACTAAAACATCACAACCCCTTCACCCAATAAACTTATTTGCACATAACAATGATAAGTATTACTAACATCATataaacaaaaaaccaaaaaaaaaaaaatacaaaaaaacaaaaacaaaaccaaacaaaacataagTGCAATTAAAACTTATTTGAATGTTTTTCGGATCTCTCTAATTTCCTCTACAAAATGTTTCACATCAATACAAGAGGATTTTGGCTTTCCCTTCTCTTCCAACTACAAGGGAATTCCTATCTTCAACCCATTTCCCTTTGATTAGGCTCCCAACacttaggttatgtttagttccaagaaaatttgagggaaaatgtggaagaaagaaaatagagaagaaaaagagaaagaaagaaaatgtgaagataaaactagatttaaagttaataaattatttttgtatattactttaaactcatttcacaacttttttcttttctatataatgattaaataattttaaaatatataaaattttaactaattttaattatattttatttttctttcatatatttttatagataaactaaatctaagaaaatgatttttttagcatttttttaaatttcccaGTACTTTCCaataaccaaatataaccttaaataAATTGCAAGTTTTTGTTGAATAAGTGAACGGGAGTCAATTTGGATTTTCTCTAGGTTTGCATGATCTTTACAACTTTCTTCACATAGTAAtatattcaatttttgaatataGTACCAAATAAGAATGCGGTAGGTGGCAAGCACAAACCTTCTTcaacaaaaattacaaaaattagggtaattgataaaaaattgaggagatacccttaatttaatttaaactcATTTCTTCCAAAATCTTAGATTTAGGGTTTGAACAACTACCTCTACAAACCATTGTTTTCACCTTCTTCTTCGTCGTTGATTTAGGTTTGCACCGAATAGATTTAGAGTTTTGGTTCAAAACGAATGACAAGTGTAGAGATTTAGGggttttttagttgaaatggAAAGAAAAGGGTAGTGCTCTAGGGTTCTAGCTGATattgaaagggaaaaaatgggATTAGGACTTCAATTTCAATTGATTACGGAGAAAATGGTGTATCTTATCATTTTAAGAGGGTCATGCTTTACTCTGAAAGCAATCAAGAACCATTTTtaggtttttgaaaacattttaaacacTTACACCATCAGTCGAATAACGGTCAACAACTATAGTTAATGATCAAAGGGGCATTAGAATAGTTTAAAAAAACTTAGGGACTAAACTATAATTGTTAGATGCCTCAAGGgatgtttgtataatttttccttcacaaaatgttgtttcttacaaataatttttaaataataaaaaagttcaTAGTTAGTCTATATATGCTTGTATATCCCTTCtgattgttttatattataagaTGATGGTATAggataataatgatattatgaAGAAGACAAAGTGGGCTTACTCATTACGGGTTGCAGTCGAAACCACTATGGGCTCAACGTATTGGACTCAAGATTGAAGCCCACTTTAAGAGGATTTTCCCATTGGGCTTGGATGAACTAATGTGCCCCCAGCTTAGCCTTTTATCTCTTAAACCCTAcgtagatttttaaatttattatttgaagttacttttgaattatttaattaataagaatgtaaaaaaatttaaagtagcATATTATTATCACTGATAAAGAGATTTTTGTTAAAAGATGGACTACACTTTATATTTGAAGCAACGTTATTGCAAGTTCATCAAATTTTAGGAAACGTGAAtgaacttctttttttttttttttttttgtccaataaaaataaaaataaaaataaaaaaacctctACAATTTGCTCCAATGTAATTCATGAACTCATGCCTAAAAATCTTTGtaatattctcaaaaaattttcatttttttaattaaatggtTGGTGAATATTGAgattcttctttccttttcaatACATCTCTAAATTTTAACTCAAATCAATTACTTAAAAcacatgttcttttttttttcaagcttATTCATTCCATGTGTTTTTGGTTGAGTATGTTCTGGGTTAAGAATTTTTACTCTTCTCTTTTGCATTTTCGTTGCTTGTCATTTCTGTCGTGTCtatccatataaaaaaattagtcaaTGTCAACtataatgattgaaaataaatgaagCAAACGATTCATTCTGATAACTTTGAATCAAATGAGCTCCTTTGAATTACTTGACCGTACAAAATTGATCGAGTGGATTGGTTGAGATTCCGTGCTCATCTCGTTCAagttaaagaaatataaaaatatcatctaTGAACTCATACTCATTTTGTGACCTCTCACCAAAATAAAATGATCTCAATTACAAAATatctatggaaaaaaaaatcaaatgtaatgACTTCACTATTATGGTAATGAAATGATATCATTCATATGGGTATTGGAGGGATGTCATTTAAAGGTCAAAATGTCATGGGTGAGGGGAAAGGCCATTGGAAGCTTACCGGGTCAATTGCTAAATTGAATGGTTGAAGgcaatatattaaagaaaaataattgtaagGAAGGTTAGATGACTAACCACCGAAACAATTAGAATAATCACATATTGTTTCAAAAGCACGTGTTTGCATGTAGAATTAATTATGCACAATTATTTTTTCCTGGGTGCTTATGCCAAATCTAAGCCCATTCATTAATTAAATATCCCGTGCAATTTTAAAACTTGGATAAATGATGTGTCAGCTTCATCAATGAGTTGTCAGAATTTCTTTCTTCGGATTCGTCtcacaaaaaatatgataaacaGTACTTTTCAATTGCTGTGACAAATGACACAGACATAAACAATAACTAAGAACCAGTCATCCTCCCAAATAACATGTATGGATAATTgcaacatttttaaaataggtttttttattaataataattcttGAATTAATTTTCTTGTGTTCTAGAACAAgggtttatttaaaattttgaaatatgttcTAGAACAAgggtttatttaaaaatttgaaatgtgCTCCATTTGTTTATTGTATATATTATCTGATGCTTCGTTTTGAATTGTCTTCGGCTTTGTGTGATTATTTTGGATagtaatcttaaaaaaataaataaaaattaaaaaatcattaaaatatgttgttataaaaaacactttatttctagggtttctcaaaaaataaacttttttaaaaaaaaaatctgaaatttgttaaacaatcaattcattatatatatatatatatatataatttctaacAGATAAAGAcagatgaaatttaaatttatatcgAACAAACTCTGATATCatgttaaacaaaaatataacacttctttaatgttttttatgaAGGGGATAAACAAAATTTGAGTTCATTTCTAACAGATAAAGACAGATGAAATTTAGATTCATGTGGAACAAATTCTGATACAATGTTAAACCatcaatatttctaaaaaagtAAGTTTGCAAGATTTAAGTTGAATATGTATATCATGCTTTCTtaacaaaaacaattccaaaTTGATTCATAATTTCTCGTTTCTAGATTGGTTTGGTGCGTTGTGTTTAGATTGAATTAGATTTTTGGTTATGAAACTCATGTAAGCTTTAAACTCCCAAGAGTATGAACATGATTTCATTACACGtaaagttttttctttcttttcagcAAAGAAAAATCTTGAATAGTGGGAATTGTTGTTGTTGGagatttatttttgacttttaatattttgttccCATTATGAGCATTCGAATTCAATCAATGGATGAACCACTTTGTTACTTTTCCatataaacatattaaaaaagagACCGCATAATAAACACTCTTTCCTACATAattcttattaaattaatgaaagccaaacaaagaaaaggtcAGCGGAAACTGTAGAAATGCAGGGCCCTTCATGGATGACTTGttgagaaaggaaaattatgAAGGGAACTTTCCTGGCTATTACTCAGAGTACAAGTTGTTCATTCTAAGTAAATATAATTCAAGCACACAATTCAAAGCAAAATATATGGAAAACTTGGCTTCCACCTACTACACCAAACTCTAGAAATTAAGTCTACATTCTGGAAGCTCTGCTTGATTATGGTATGCCCACGGCAAGTCTTTGCATTTGtatgataaaaaatgaatcataaATGGTAATATAATACTATTATCACTGAtctaatgtttttcttttgtaattgcCAGCTGCCTCTGAAGCGAGCGGCCAATTATCATGAATACAAATagtttttgttcattttttttttttgaagatgaagaaaaaaaaaagaatataaatcaCCCATATACTGGAGCAAGCTATATCCCACTTCTGGAGGAGCTCCTGATGTTTGGTTGCACGCTGAGTCCTAACTGAAGATCCAAGGATTTACAGTTTTGCTTTGAAACGGGCAAGGGGGAAGGCTTGATGATGGCAGGCTTGTTCTGTCCGGATCCATCAGGATGTGTGAGAGTGAACATACAGGTATCCTGTTGAAGTGGGAGGTTAGCAGGGGGGGCATACCACTTGGAAAACTGGGACTTCTTGAGATGAGCATCTTGATCAAATGGAGTGAAACTAATCTGAGATTCATCGTCGGGAGATTGGCAGGAGGGATCATAGAACCATAGGGCTGAGCCATGGTAAGTGAAACTATGGTTGTTCTGCAAGGGCTGAAGATAATGGTTGATACTAGCCTTCCTTGCTTGGAGCTGCaacctcttcttcttcattctcTCCTTCTTGTGGGCGTTTTGATGACCCCCCAATGCCTGCGAGTTTGCAAATTCCTTGAAACAATATTGGCACTCAAACTTCTTGTCCTCTGGCTCTACTGTTGAGTTCTTCTCTATAGAGGGTTTTTCCCTCCCAGATGAATCTGTGTTTGAGGAATTTACACTTTCATCTCTTTCCACAGACTCCTTCAGGCAGCTCTCACCTTTCTTATATGGATCAAGCTCAAACCCAAATAACCTAAGCTTCTTCTCAACGCTGGTTCCGGCAGAATCCCCATGTTCTCCATCTGATATGGGAGAAAGGAGGCTAGAACCATCTTTCTCCATCCTTGTTGAAATGAGAAAACAAGTATATTTTGCAGTGGTGATGTACCGCTTTGTTGTTTTGCTTCTCTTCCTTTTATAGTAAACTAAATGGGTTGTCGACATGCATTGCATCTCAAAGAAGAATAGTTTAATAATCATAAACAGCATAAACGTACCCAATGGTCAATTAAAAAGTAGGAGAAGAAAAGTCAGATGAGGGAAGCTGTTTCATGCAATATTGgcttaaaatacatttttttcccttattgcATTAGATACACTTCAAACTTCCCCATCGGAGAGGATTCAGTGTGTTTAATTAGCAGCGAATCCATGGTCCATAAGCACTTTAATAATTCAACAAACATGCAATTATGGTACCACTTGGgcattttaaacaaatattccGTGCTTAAAGAGGAGAGAAATGCTACTATAATATCTGAAATAACAAAAGTCAATGAAAGGTGGGATGTAATCAACTGGAAGGAAGGCGCTCCAACTCtacaacaaatctcccactgtACTTAAATGCATATTAAAGATTATTTATCTTGACCATCTAATGAGCCAGTGGATTCATGTTTGTCTTCTACCAGAGCTTATCAtataatattaaacaaaaaaaagaaaggaagcaTATAAAGATCAAACTGCGGGTGCCCAGTCCCATCCACTACAGGGCTCAAAGTAATGTTTATAAAATGTTGAAAACTGTAGGATTGTGATTATTCAGCACCATGAAGCTTCTTTGTAATTATCCCTCCACCCACAGCAAATAAAAAAAGGGCATAAATACGTCTATCTTGACCATGTTTTGGGATAGGAAGGGAGAGTAGTTGTTAAACAAAGGAATATAAGAAGTGGGTAATGATGTAAGC contains these protein-coding regions:
- the LOC100854597 gene encoding zinc finger protein 5 isoform X1, with translation MQCMSTTHLVYYKRKRSKTTKRYITTAKYTCFLISTRMEKDGSSLLSPISDGEHGDSAGTSVEKKLRLFGFELDPYKKGESCLKESVERDESVNSSNTDSSGREKPSIEKNSTVEPEDKKFECQYCFKEFANSQALGGHQNAHKKERMKKKRLQLQARKASINHYLQPLQNNHSFTYHGSALWFYDPSCQSPDDESQISFTPFDQDAHLKKSQFSKWYAPPANLPLQQDTCMFTLTHPDGSGQNKPAIIKPSPLPVSKQNCKSLDLQLGLSVQPNIRSSSRSGI
- the LOC100854597 gene encoding zinc finger protein 5 isoform X2 — its product is MLFMIIKLFFFEMQCMSTTHLVYYKRKRSKTTKRYITTAKYTCFLISTRMEKDGSSLLSPISDGEHGDSAGTSVEKKLRLFGFELDPYKKGESCLKESVERDESVNSSNTDSSGREKPSIEKNSTVEPEDKKFECQYCFKEFANSQALGGHQNAHKKERMKKKRLQLQARKASINHYLQPLQNNHSFTYHGSALWFYDPSCQSPDDESQISFTPFDQDAHLKKSQFSKWYAPPANLPLQQDTCMFTLTHPDGSGQNKPAIIKPSPLPVSKQNCKSLDLQLGLSVQPNIRSSSRSGI